The window GCAACGCGCCCACGGAGAAGCAACAATCCAGAGGGGTGAGAAAAGGGAAACCTCCAGTCGCTATCTCGCCGCACTGATGAGCTAGGGCTGGCTTCTCGACAAGGCGGAGGACCTGCTGCGGGATGGCAAATCACTTCCTCCGGACCTTGTCGAGAACTTGGATAACACGAAAGAAGATGCCATCAGAGCCTACGCCAGCGTACTTGTCGTCGCCGACGGAGACGCTCGTATTGAAGTCGAATACGGATTCTTCGACCATCTGGAGGTTCACGGCTCCTATACGAAGTTTGCCAAATTCGACGAAGAGAATTTCATGAAGCTGCATGAAACTCAAAGCTGGGTGAGACGGAGAGCGCGGGATGAACTCGGCATCCAGTCGATCACGGATCCAGATCCGATGCCTTGACGAAGATCCGACCACGCGACCTCCCGCCTCTCCCGCTTCTGCACTTGGTGTGCTCGATCGCACCGAGGGGACCACCATGCCCTCCGGCTGGCGTGGCTGCCAGGACGGGACGCAGAAGTTCCAGCAACTCCAGCACCTCACGGTGACTGACCGGCTACAGTGTTAGACGAGGTTTGCCTTTGGGCGGGCAATCCTCGTCAGGGCCGACGCGTGCCACCCGTTTGGGGGCGCTCGCGTCACATAGTGAGGGGTTGATGCATGACGCAACCAGCGGGGCAGCCGCAAACGGCGCCCGTTGCCGGTAGGGCCGGTTATCTCTCGCCGGAGGAGCAGGCGAGGCGCCAGGCCCAGGACAAGCAGTACGACCAGGGCATGAACTCTACCGGCGTCAAGGTGTACCAGCAGCGCCAGCAGGAGGACGCCGCTACAAATGCGGCTGCCGCTAGTGGCGGGTACGTCATGGACGTCGACGCCATGCGCAAGTTCCTCCCCCGATGGCAGTCCATCGCCGATAAGTTGAAGGACGCCGTCAACCTCGGTCAGCAGTTGATTGCGGTAGACAAACCTGCCGAGGACGAGGCCAGCACCCTGCAGAAGCAAGCAGCAGATGCGCACGCCACCGCTTATCTCAAAAGCGTTAGAGAGCAGCAAAAATACGCCCAGGGGTACGCCGACAGGCTCAAGACTGCTATCGACGAGTACGAGAAGCAGGAACAAGCGGCCACCGACGCGCTGCGTAAGCACGGGCGGCGAGCATGAGGCGCCTTATCACGGCTGTCGCCGCGGTCGCCGCCCTGAGTGTGATGTCGGCGTGTACAACACCGGTCAGCCAGCAGACCCCGATGGCAACTTCGGGTCCCTCAACTCCGACAGGCACGTCGTTGACCGCGCCGCCGGTGCCGAGCCCATTGGACACGGCCAAGGTTGAGCAAGACCCCTGTTCGGCGCTGAGCCAGGCTCAGGCTGCTCAAGTCGCCAATCTCACTTCCAACCGCAAGAGCGACGGCAACGTCGCCCCCATATGCACCTGGACCGACTCCGACCACAACAGTGTCGCCATCGGGTTCGTGCCAGCAAATGGCGGTTTGGCGACGGTGTACAAGAACCAGGACAACAAGTCGGGCTACTTCAAGGTGGCTCCGGATGTTGGTGGATATCCTGCGGCGTTCTTTGGCGCTGCCGACTTCCGCAACGACGGTGGGTGTCAGATCGCTGTCGGCGTCAAGAATGACGAGGTTTTTACGGTCAACGTCGAATTCCAGAATTCGTCGCCGTATTACAGCGACCCATGCGCCATCTCAGCGAAGGCAGCGGAGGCTGTGGTGTCGACGCTCAAGGGCGGTGCGTGATGGCCTACAGCGCACCGCAGATCGTGCAGCTGGTCAACAGCGGCAAGGGTCCGAACGGCATGTACACCGCCAGTGACAAGTCGGCGCAACTTTCCAAACTGCATCACGAGATCGCCGACGACATGCTGCAGCTTCAGGGCGCGATGGCCGAGCACTGGCAGGGTGATGCGGCGGGCCAGGCGTATGCGGGTGCCGGTCCGCTGGTGCAGGCGTCGCAGGTGAGCGGCGATCACTTGACGCAGGCGCATACGCTGTATACGGGCCAGGGTAGTTCGTTCAAGGACCTTCAAGGCAAGGTCGCGGCAGTCGGGAACCTGGGTGACAAGCCGGCGGACGACTGGGTCAGTGACACCCCGTTCTCTTTCTTGTCCAACCGGGCGGACGAGATCGGCGCGTGGAATCAGAAGGCCACGCAGGTCGTCAACGACTACAACACCTATCACGCCCAATCCACGGACAATTCCGGACGGTGGGCCACACCGTCACAGTATGGAGAGTTGGCGCTTCCAGCCGCTGGGGGTGACATCAAGCCCATCTCTCCCGGCGACGGCGGACAACCCTCCGAGTTCCGTCCCGGAACAGGGACGCACGGCCTAACCGGCGGTAGCCGGGTCGCTGGCCATCCGGGCGATGGTTCCGAGTCCGGCGGTCCTGGTCAGGCCGGCGGCCCAGGGACTGGCACCCCGGTCCCCCCGACCGGCGGACCGGGACATGCGGGAACGGGTGTGCCAGGGCACGATTCCGGCGCGTCGTTGCCTGGTGGCACGACGACTGCGGGCTACGTGCCGTCCAGACCGTCGGGCGGTGATTACGGCGGCCCCGGCGGGTTTGGCCCCGGTGGGCCAGGTTTTGGCCCCGGCGGACCGGGCGGCGGACCTGACAGCGGTTTCCTGCCTGGTGGCGGGTTCGGCTCCGGTGGAGGCTTCGGACCGGGCGGTTCGGGCGCCGGATCGGGTGGCAGTTCCGGTGCGGGCGGGTTCGGCGCTGGCAAAGGTTCCGGCGCGGGGACGCCGGGTGGCTCCGGCGCGGGTAGCCGTCTGACAGGCAGTCCGATGGGCGGCAGCGGCCGCCCGGGCACACCGGGTATGGGCGGTGCCGGCGCAATGGGACGTGGCGGGAAGGGCGAAGGAGCGGAGGACTCCGAGCACAAGACCGCGGACTACCTGGTAGAAGCCGATCCGGACGACGCGCTGGTCGGTGAGCTGCCGAAGACGACGCCGCCCGTCATCGGCCTGTAAGGGGACGCGGTGCTGGTGATCGACCATGAACTTGTCCTGCCCGTGGACTGCCTGCTTGTCGGCGCGGAGGAGGCCGGCGTTGCGTTACCCGCTGGGCTTGCCCCGGACCCGATGTGGCGCAACCCCGGCGAGGCCCGGACCCATCACGATGAGATCCGGGAGCAACTGGCCGATCTCGAGGTGTGGCGGGCAGGGAGACCGACAGAGGCGTTTCTGCGCACCATGAGCGTGCTGGGGCGGGCCGCGCTGGAGTTCTCCGCCACCGTGGAGTCATCTTCGGTCGGCTCGTACCACCTGCATGTCGCGGCGAGCGGCCGGGACGCGGTGCTGGCGTGTCACGTGCCCAACTCGGGGCAGGTCGTGCTCCGCCCGGCCCGGCCGGAGGCTCTGGCCGAGGATTTGATCGCCGAGCTGCCGGAGGCGCCGCCCGCCGCCGGCCCCAGCTTGTCGGTGCCTGAGTCCGATCTGCGGAAGGCCATGAACGGTGCGCCCGCCCGCCGCGACGTGCGCCGGGTGCTGGAGGTGGCCGGATTGCCGCGCCAAGGTGGCGGCCAGATCTGCGCGGGCGTGCGTGACGGGCTCGGTGGCTATCGCACGACGGGTGACAACTGCTGCACGTTCTACGACACCGAGTGGGGCCGGTATCTGTTCTCTTTCACCGAGCAGGCGGGCTATGAACGCTATGTCAACGTCGCGCCCGGACGTTTCGACACGATGATCGGAAAGACCTATGACCTGCTCGAACAGCTTCGCAGAAACGGGCGGTAACGAGCGAACAACGGTAACTTATTCAGTAACGAGGGTGGGAACGTGGTTCATCAAGGTAAAGAGTTCGGCGTTGACCTGTACGAACTAGAGAAGGTCGCGAAGGTAGATTTCCCAACGGTAGCGGCCGATTACGGCGACGCGATTGGTACCTGCGAGCGCCTCCGTGGCGAGCTAGCCCAAGCGATGCAGCGCCCTGCGCAATTTGGCGGCGACGCACTTGGGCCGGTATATCAGGCATATCTCGACTTGCACGACACTGTCACGGGATTCCTCAAGGAAACCAAGGCTAATCTGGACGACACGGCTACGGCATTGGACAAGGCGGCGCGGCACTACGCGGAGACCGACCAAGCGGCGCGAGACGAGCTGTATCGCCGCGCACAGAATGACCCAGAACTGGGTGGAAAACTGTGACCTTCGACCAGCTCATGCAACATGCCAAGGACATCACGGACAAGGCTGTAGACCTGAAATGGAAGGAGCTGTCCGGGAAAGGTGCGACAGCGGGGGCGGGAAATCCTGATCGCGAACCGATTAGGAAGTCCTACGCGTTCATCGGGTCAATGTTCGAGCCGTTCTCCAGGTTACCCGATCCAGCAAGATACGATCCGCTGATCGCTGATTTGAACGCGGCTATGGCACGGCTGAATACGGGGTCGGTCGACAACACCGACCTCAGCAAAGACGTGACCTTGGCGAACCCGCACCTGGACAAGATGACGACCGATGGGGGTTATCTCCAGGGCTGGACCGGCGATGCCGCGATGGCGTTCAAGGCCAACTTCATTGACGCGTTCAAAACGATCTCCGGAAACCAGTTCACGGCGCTGTCCACGCTCAAGGGCGTCCTCCAGGCGCATAGGGAGATGTGGGTCAGAGCACGCGATGACATCGACAAGATCGCGGAAAACACGAAGAACGCGCTCGACAACGCTGGTGGTTGCGGCAAGAACCAGTGGAGTTTCGGATTCTCGGTGGTCTCTGCGGTCGTCGCGATCGGCGGAGTGGTTGTTGCGGTCGCGACTGGGGGCGTCGTGGCGATGGCGGCGATCGGTGCGGCCGCATCCGTCGGTGGTGCGGGCGTGGCCAGTCTAACGGCATCCGGGGATTCGGTCGATACGATCATCAACTCGATGAAGCAGGCGGTCGACGAGCTCACCAGGCACATTCAGGAGGTCGAGACTCAGCAAATCGCCCAGAAGGTACGAGCACTGACCGATGCGGTGAACGCAAATAAGGACAAGATTGTTGCCGCCCGCCCGAACCTGGCCGGGATGAACGACCGTGACCTTACCGGTGACAGCGGCATGGGCAGGTCAGACTAGGGCAGGAGGAAGACCATGGCGGATTTGGCTGAGAGGCTGGACGGCATTCGGGTGCACGTGCGGGCGCCGGGGACGGAGATCGAAGCGGAGCTTCGCGACCGTACCGGTATCACGTTGTCGTTCGGGGAAAGCGTCTACGATTTCATCGATGAATCGGCCCTGGAGAGGGCGCTGGCCGGCATAGCGCGACTCCTGTGGGCTGGATGGCAGCGGCAGTACCGGGCGGCGATCGACGAGACGAATCTGAACATCGACCTCGATGACTTGCGCGATTCGAATTTTTTCTCTGATCGCGCCGAAGTGGAGGCCATCGGCGAGTCGAACGATGCGCGGATTGTGATCACTGCGACAGGCATGGAGAGCTTCTCGGTTCACATCAAACCCGGCACCGTTCGCGAGATATCCGAAGATCAGTTCGCTGCGAACGCCTCTGAAGCGGCCACTAAGTTGATCCAGGATTTCCAAGTCAAGGTGGATGAGCTGAAGAAGCGGTACTACGAATGACGAAACGTAAACCGCTTCTGCTGACAATCGTAGTGCTGGTGGTCGCTGCCGCCGGAGTCACGGCGGTCGTGCTGTCGACCAGAGATGACGAGTCGGCGTCGAAACCGTGCGATATCCCGAACTCGGTTCAGGAGCAGCCGACGTCGGCGAAAACCGCCCCGGGCGGCGGCGGGATCGAAGTCGCGGAAAAAGGGGTCTCATCGTCAGCGTTGGCGAGCATGGGAGCTGTACTGCACAACACCAGCGACCATGTCGCCTACCGGACCAGGTTGACCCTCAAGGTGGTCGTCTCCGTCAACGGCCTGCCGCCGGGCCCCATCCAGGGCCCATCGATGACCATGGAGATCCCCGTGATGCTGCCGGGCCAACGTGTAGGTGTTGGCCGGCCACTCATTCGCGTCAGCGCGACGAACAAAGTGGTCTCGGCCGATGTCGACCTGCAAACGACTACATGGCTGTCCAACGGTGCCCTCGGCGGATTCACCCCGACGACGGACACCTACGAGTCCACCAGCCGGGTCAGCTCGTCTCCGCCATCTGACGCTGTCCGGTACACGGAACGGTCGGCCAATTGTCGAGCGCTGTCCAGTCGCCGCACCGCAGTGGTGTTCCGCGACGCGAACGGCAAGATCGTGGGCGGTGACCTCCTCCCGCCCGACGGCAAGGGCAATCCGGCTGGCAGCCCACAACAGTCCCCATCAAGTCCATCATGCTCACCAGGCGAACGAAGCACGTGGATCGTGCCGTTGCAGAACGTCCCGCAGAACGCGGACGACAAACGCACCGAGCTGTACTCCTACTGCGATCTCAACGCCCCGCCGTCGGACGTGAACAATGCGTTCTGACCAAGGTGTCAACCAACAGAGCCAGTTCCGGCAGGCGCGCGGTTACACGCCTGCCGGAATGGCCCCGGCTATTCCGCCTGGGCTGTCGCAGCGAGGAGCGACGGCGGAACGCCGGAGCGTACCTCCCAGTTATGCCGGACGTGCAATCAGTGACTGGGAGAAACCTGTCATTCGTTGACCGGCGCTTTCTTGGCGGGGCGGATCAGTCGAACGCCAGCCTGAATCCATTTCTGAGGCACACGAGCATCTATGACTCCCGTGTAGCACCGCTTGGGGGGTGCGTTGGGACCTTCCTGTGGCGGAAGTTTGAGAAGTTCTTCAATAGGCTGCCGCGCGTTGCCGCAGAAAAACCACATAACCGCGTCCGGCGACAACGGACTGTACTCGTCGCCCTCAATTAGTGGTGCACGGTAGGTGATGGATACCTTGTCGCTGTGCAGCAACACGACATCAGCATAGGTGTCCGAGCGGCGCACATATGCCAGACCAACGGGGTTGTCTTCGTTTCCGAAAGCCCAATGCTCCCACTCCGCTGATGCGAGTGAAGCCAGTATTGAATCTAAGTCACCCATGATCGCAATCCGGTTCCGGATCGTTGTCTATAGTTGATTTCGTCGCAGCCAAGCACAGGCGCCGTTATGCTCGTTCATCGGATGCCTCGGCCGTAACCTCGTCGGCGTTGACCCAAACGAGTCGGGCGTGGATGCGGGTACCGAAGCTGAAGAGGCTGAGGGCGCTGTCAGCTGCTGCAATGCTCATCCGCCGGGCGCGTTCGACTGACACGACTTCCGCATGATCGGCGAACGCGATGCCCCAGGCGGCGATCCGGGCATCGACGCGCACGCCGTATTCCTGCACCACAGCGAAGAGTCGCGGTGCCTCGTGCGCGACCATTTCTTTAAGTATCTCGGCGAACTCGGGTTCATCGCATACCGGCGACAAGCCCGCCGGGTCGGCCACGACGTCGTCCGCGCAATAGCAACGCGTGCCAAGGTCGCGGTCATCGACTGATGGCGGCCAATCAGCCTGCATCGGAGCCGTTGTCGCAGCTGTCATCGGGGTTCTCCATCCCAGCAAGCCTCGACGGGCGCGTGTGGCTGACGTGTCTCGGGATCGGCCAACGCGAACACGGCGTCACGGAGGACTGCGCGCAGGCGACCAGCTTGCAATGGCTTCAGGACGGCGACTTCTCCCGGCGGAAAGATAAGTGCCAGTCGGCCGTCACTGGTCGACACGACCAGGATTTGCCGCCGTCTACCTCCGGAGTCTCGGCACACCGTCGCCCATTGACCAGGCTTGCGTCTCGTTCGCCACATGACCGCTTCCTTGATGGTGCCCGGCAGGGCTAGGTAGGCCTGACGACACGGTTCGCAGGACTGTCGAGCCGTCTCCACTTGCCGTGCCGCCAGGGGCTACCGTGGTAGTCGGACTAGAACTACTTAGCAGCCACGCATGAATGTAGTGCACTACAACGTAGCGCGCTAGCCTTCGGTGTGGTCTTTTCGGGTGATGCACGAGCCGACGGGCTCTGCCGGGAGGTGACGCCGATGGTCGAGTCGAGCCGTAGCGCGCTCAAGCGCTGGATCGGCACCGAACTCAAGCGGCTGCGTCAACGAGCCGGGTACGAACGCGCCGACGTCGCCGAGCGGCTTGGCAAGACCGGCGCATGGCCCGGACACGTCGAGGTCGGCCGCAATCTGCCCAGTGCCGCTGACCTGGAAGTCCTGCTCACCTGGTACGGCCATGTCGAGAGGCTCACGTTCTTCCGGACGCTGCTCACCAGGGCAAAGAAGGGGCGCGACTGGTGGATCGGGTTCTCCGACGTCACGCCGGAGTGGTTCAACGTGTACCTGGGTCTGGAATCCATCGCGCGGCAGCTCAGCGGCTACGACGCGATGGTGGTGCACGGACTGTTCCAGCTGCCCGAATACGCGGAAGCCGTTATCCGCGACGTCAACCCCACGCTTCCTGACGCCGAGGTGAACCGCCGGGTCGAGCTGCGCATGGCCCGCCACGAGGTGCTCACCCACCGCACCGACATGGACCCCCTCCGCGTGTGGCGCGTCATCGACGAGGCCGCACTGCGCCGCGTCGTTGGCAACCCGGCCATCGCGCGCCGGCAGCTGGAGCAGCTCGTCAAGCTTGCTGAGATGCCGAATATCACGCTGCAGGTCCTGCCCGCCTCTGCCGGCAGCCACCCCGGCATCGAAGGAACCTTCACGATCATGGACTACCCGGCCGAATTCGAGGACGACCCCGGCACGGTCTGGATCGAATCCCGCATCCGCGGCACCTTCATCGAGGAACCCGCCGAGATCTCGATCTATCGCGACGATCTGACCCGCTTGCAGGCGCATAAGGCGCTCAAGCCGGAACAG of the Amycolatopsis sp. NBC_01488 genome contains:
- a CDS encoding DUF3558 domain-containing protein; its protein translation is MSACTTPVSQQTPMATSGPSTPTGTSLTAPPVPSPLDTAKVEQDPCSALSQAQAAQVANLTSNRKSDGNVAPICTWTDSDHNSVAIGFVPANGGLATVYKNQDNKSGYFKVAPDVGGYPAAFFGAADFRNDGGCQIAVGVKNDEVFTVNVEFQNSSPYYSDPCAISAKAAEAVVSTLKGGA
- a CDS encoding ESX secretion-associated protein EspG, producing MLVIDHELVLPVDCLLVGAEEAGVALPAGLAPDPMWRNPGEARTHHDEIREQLADLEVWRAGRPTEAFLRTMSVLGRAALEFSATVESSSVGSYHLHVAASGRDAVLACHVPNSGQVVLRPARPEALAEDLIAELPEAPPAAGPSLSVPESDLRKAMNGAPARRDVRRVLEVAGLPRQGGGQICAGVRDGLGGYRTTGDNCCTFYDTEWGRYLFSFTEQAGYERYVNVAPGRFDTMIGKTYDLLEQLRRNGR
- a CDS encoding WXG100 family type VII secretion target is translated as MVHQGKEFGVDLYELEKVAKVDFPTVAADYGDAIGTCERLRGELAQAMQRPAQFGGDALGPVYQAYLDLHDTVTGFLKETKANLDDTATALDKAARHYAETDQAARDELYRRAQNDPELGGKL
- a CDS encoding helix-turn-helix domain-containing protein, with protein sequence MVESSRSALKRWIGTELKRLRQRAGYERADVAERLGKTGAWPGHVEVGRNLPSAADLEVLLTWYGHVERLTFFRTLLTRAKKGRDWWIGFSDVTPEWFNVYLGLESIARQLSGYDAMVVHGLFQLPEYAEAVIRDVNPTLPDAEVNRRVELRMARHEVLTHRTDMDPLRVWRVIDEAALRRVVGNPAIARRQLEQLVKLAEMPNITLQVLPASAGSHPGIEGTFTIMDYPAEFEDDPGTVWIESRIRGTFIEEPAEISIYRDDLTRLQAHKALKPEQSIALIEQVTKEITR